From a region of the Hippopotamus amphibius kiboko isolate mHipAmp2 chromosome 3, mHipAmp2.hap2, whole genome shotgun sequence genome:
- the KAT5 gene encoding histone acetyltransferase KAT5 isoform X4 produces the protein MAEVGEIIEGCRLPVLRRNQDNEDEWPLAEILSVKDISGRKLFYVHYIDFNKRLDEWVTHERLDLKKIQFPKKEAKTPTKNGLPGSRPGSPEREVKRKVEVVSPATPVPSETAPASVFPQNGSARRAVAAQPGRKRKSNCLGTDEDSQDSSDGIPSAPRMTGSLVSDRSHDDIVTRMKNIECIELGRHRLKPWYFSPYPQELTTLPVLYLCEFCLKYGRSLKCLQRHLTKCDLRHPPGNEIYRKGTISFFEIDGRKNKSYSQNLCLLAKCFLDHKTLYYDTDPFLFYVMTEYDCKGFHIVGYFSKEKESTEDYNVACILTLPPYQRRGYGKLLIEFSYELSKVEGKTGTPEKPLSDLGLLSYRSYWSQTILEILMGLKSESGERPQITINEISEITSIKKEDVISTLQYLNLINYYKGQYILTLSEDIADGHERAMLKRLLRIDSKCLHFTPKDWSKRGKW, from the exons atggcGGAGGTG GGGGAGATAATCGAGGGCTGCCGCCTTCCCGTGCTGCGGCGGAACCAGGACAACGAAGATGAGTGGC CCCTGGCTGAGATTCTGAGCGTGAAGGACATCAGTGGCCGGAAGCTTTTCTACGTTCATTACATTGACT TCAACAAACGCCTGGATGAATGGGTGACACACGAGCGGCTGGACCTAAAGAAGATCCAGTTCCCCAAGAAAGAGGCCAAGACCCCCACCAAGAACGGACTTCCTGGATCACGCCCCGGTTCTCCAGAGAGAGAGGTG AAACGGAAGGTGGAGGTGGTTTCACCAGCAACTCCAGTGCCCAGCGAGACAGCCCCAGCCTCAGTTTTTCCCCAG aatggatCAGCCCGTAGGGCAGTGGCAGCTCAGCCAGGGCGGAAGCGAAAATCGAATTGCTTGGGCACTGATGAG GACTCCCAGGACAGCTCTGATGGAATACCGTCGGCTCCTCGCATGACTGGGAGCCTGGTGTCTGACCGGAGCCACGACGACATCGTCACCCGCATGAAGAACATCGAGTGCATTGAGCTGGGCCGGCACCGCCTCAAGCCATGGTACTTCTCCCCGTACCCACAGGAGCTCACCACGCTGCCTGTCCTCTACCTCTGCGAGTTCTGCCTCAAGTATGGCCGAAGTCTCAAGTGTCTGCAGCGTCACTTG aCTAAGTGTGACCTGCGACATCCTCCAGGCAACGAGATTTACCGAAAGGGCACCATCTCCTTCTTTGAGATCGATGGACGTAAGAACAAG AGTTACTCCCAGAACCTGTGTCTTCTGGCTAAGTGTTTCCTCGACCACAAGACATTATACTACGACACAGACCCTTTCCTCTTCTACGTCATGACGGAATATGACTGCAAGGGCTTCCACATTGTGGGCTACTTCTCTAAG GAAAAGGAATCCACAGAAGACTACAACGTGGCCTGCATCCTGACCCTGCCTCCCTACCAGCGCCGGGGCTACGGCAAGCTGCTGATTGAGTTCA GCTACGAACTCTCCAAAGTGGAAGGGAAAACAGGGACCCCTGAGAAGCCCCTCTCGGATCTTGGCCTCCTGTCCTACCGAAGCTACTGGTCCCAGACCATTCTGGAGATCTTGATGGGGCTGAAGTCAGAGAGCGGGGAGAGGCCGCAGATCACCATCAA TGAGATCAGTGAAATTACCAGCATCAAGAAGGAGGACGTCATCTCCACTCTACAGTACCTCAACCTCATCAACTACTACAAG GGCCAGTATATCCTCACACTGTCAGAGGACATCGCGGACGGGCATGAACGGGCTATGCTCAAGCGGCTTCTTCGGATCGACTCCAAGTGTCTGCACTTCACTCCCAAGGACTGGAGCAAGAGGGGAAAGTGGTGA
- the KAT5 gene encoding histone acetyltransferase KAT5 isoform X2 has product MAEVGEIIEGCRLPVLRRNQDNEDEWPLAEILSVKDISGRKLFYVHYIDFNKRLDEWVTHERLDLKKIQFPKKEAKTPTKNGLPGSRPGSPEREVPASAQASGKTLPIPVQITLRFNLPKEREAIPGGEPDQPLSSSSCLQPNHRSTKRKVEVVSPATPVPSETAPASVFPQNGSARRAVAAQPGRKRKSNCLGTDEDSQDSSDGIPSAPRMTGSLVSDRSHDDIVTRMKNIECIELGRHRLKPWYFSPYPQELTTLPVLYLCEFCLKYGRSLKCLQRHLTKCDLRHPPGNEIYRKGTISFFEIDGRKNKSYSQNLCLLAKCFLDHKTLYYDTDPFLFYVMTEYDCKGFHIVGYFSKEKESTEDYNVACILTLPPYQRRGYGKLLIEFSYELSKVEGKTGTPEKPLSDLGLLSYRSYWSQTILEILMGLKSESGERPQITINEISEITSIKKEDVISTLQYLNLINYYKGQYILTLSEDIADGHERAMLKRLLRIDSKCLHFTPKDWSKRGKW; this is encoded by the exons atggcGGAGGTG GGGGAGATAATCGAGGGCTGCCGCCTTCCCGTGCTGCGGCGGAACCAGGACAACGAAGATGAGTGGC CCCTGGCTGAGATTCTGAGCGTGAAGGACATCAGTGGCCGGAAGCTTTTCTACGTTCATTACATTGACT TCAACAAACGCCTGGATGAATGGGTGACACACGAGCGGCTGGACCTAAAGAAGATCCAGTTCCCCAAGAAAGAGGCCAAGACCCCCACCAAGAACGGACTTCCTGGATCACGCCCCGGTTCTCCAGAGAGAGAGGTG CCGGCCTCCGCCCAGGCCAGCGGGAAGACCTTGCCAATCCCGGTCCAGATCACACTCCGCTTCAACCTGCCCAAGGAGCGGGAGGCCATTCCCGGTGGCGAGCCCGACCAGCCgctctcctccagctcctgcctgCAGCCCAACCACCGCTCAACG AAACGGAAGGTGGAGGTGGTTTCACCAGCAACTCCAGTGCCCAGCGAGACAGCCCCAGCCTCAGTTTTTCCCCAG aatggatCAGCCCGTAGGGCAGTGGCAGCTCAGCCAGGGCGGAAGCGAAAATCGAATTGCTTGGGCACTGATGAG GACTCCCAGGACAGCTCTGATGGAATACCGTCGGCTCCTCGCATGACTGGGAGCCTGGTGTCTGACCGGAGCCACGACGACATCGTCACCCGCATGAAGAACATCGAGTGCATTGAGCTGGGCCGGCACCGCCTCAAGCCATGGTACTTCTCCCCGTACCCACAGGAGCTCACCACGCTGCCTGTCCTCTACCTCTGCGAGTTCTGCCTCAAGTATGGCCGAAGTCTCAAGTGTCTGCAGCGTCACTTG aCTAAGTGTGACCTGCGACATCCTCCAGGCAACGAGATTTACCGAAAGGGCACCATCTCCTTCTTTGAGATCGATGGACGTAAGAACAAG AGTTACTCCCAGAACCTGTGTCTTCTGGCTAAGTGTTTCCTCGACCACAAGACATTATACTACGACACAGACCCTTTCCTCTTCTACGTCATGACGGAATATGACTGCAAGGGCTTCCACATTGTGGGCTACTTCTCTAAG GAAAAGGAATCCACAGAAGACTACAACGTGGCCTGCATCCTGACCCTGCCTCCCTACCAGCGCCGGGGCTACGGCAAGCTGCTGATTGAGTTCA GCTACGAACTCTCCAAAGTGGAAGGGAAAACAGGGACCCCTGAGAAGCCCCTCTCGGATCTTGGCCTCCTGTCCTACCGAAGCTACTGGTCCCAGACCATTCTGGAGATCTTGATGGGGCTGAAGTCAGAGAGCGGGGAGAGGCCGCAGATCACCATCAA TGAGATCAGTGAAATTACCAGCATCAAGAAGGAGGACGTCATCTCCACTCTACAGTACCTCAACCTCATCAACTACTACAAG GGCCAGTATATCCTCACACTGTCAGAGGACATCGCGGACGGGCATGAACGGGCTATGCTCAAGCGGCTTCTTCGGATCGACTCCAAGTGTCTGCACTTCACTCCCAAGGACTGGAGCAAGAGGGGAAAGTGGTGA
- the KAT5 gene encoding histone acetyltransferase KAT5 isoform X1 produces MAEVVSPVPGAGRREPGEVGRARGPPVADPGAALSPQGEIIEGCRLPVLRRNQDNEDEWPLAEILSVKDISGRKLFYVHYIDFNKRLDEWVTHERLDLKKIQFPKKEAKTPTKNGLPGSRPGSPEREVPASAQASGKTLPIPVQITLRFNLPKEREAIPGGEPDQPLSSSSCLQPNHRSTKRKVEVVSPATPVPSETAPASVFPQNGSARRAVAAQPGRKRKSNCLGTDEDSQDSSDGIPSAPRMTGSLVSDRSHDDIVTRMKNIECIELGRHRLKPWYFSPYPQELTTLPVLYLCEFCLKYGRSLKCLQRHLTKCDLRHPPGNEIYRKGTISFFEIDGRKNKSYSQNLCLLAKCFLDHKTLYYDTDPFLFYVMTEYDCKGFHIVGYFSKEKESTEDYNVACILTLPPYQRRGYGKLLIEFSYELSKVEGKTGTPEKPLSDLGLLSYRSYWSQTILEILMGLKSESGERPQITINEISEITSIKKEDVISTLQYLNLINYYKGQYILTLSEDIADGHERAMLKRLLRIDSKCLHFTPKDWSKRGKW; encoded by the exons atggcGGAGGTGGTGAGTCCGGTgcccggggcggggcggagggagCCAGGGGAGGTGGGTAGAGCCCGAGGCCCCCCAGTAGCCGACCCTGGCGCCGCGCTGTCTCCCCAGGGGGAGATAATCGAGGGCTGCCGCCTTCCCGTGCTGCGGCGGAACCAGGACAACGAAGATGAGTGGC CCCTGGCTGAGATTCTGAGCGTGAAGGACATCAGTGGCCGGAAGCTTTTCTACGTTCATTACATTGACT TCAACAAACGCCTGGATGAATGGGTGACACACGAGCGGCTGGACCTAAAGAAGATCCAGTTCCCCAAGAAAGAGGCCAAGACCCCCACCAAGAACGGACTTCCTGGATCACGCCCCGGTTCTCCAGAGAGAGAGGTG CCGGCCTCCGCCCAGGCCAGCGGGAAGACCTTGCCAATCCCGGTCCAGATCACACTCCGCTTCAACCTGCCCAAGGAGCGGGAGGCCATTCCCGGTGGCGAGCCCGACCAGCCgctctcctccagctcctgcctgCAGCCCAACCACCGCTCAACG AAACGGAAGGTGGAGGTGGTTTCACCAGCAACTCCAGTGCCCAGCGAGACAGCCCCAGCCTCAGTTTTTCCCCAG aatggatCAGCCCGTAGGGCAGTGGCAGCTCAGCCAGGGCGGAAGCGAAAATCGAATTGCTTGGGCACTGATGAG GACTCCCAGGACAGCTCTGATGGAATACCGTCGGCTCCTCGCATGACTGGGAGCCTGGTGTCTGACCGGAGCCACGACGACATCGTCACCCGCATGAAGAACATCGAGTGCATTGAGCTGGGCCGGCACCGCCTCAAGCCATGGTACTTCTCCCCGTACCCACAGGAGCTCACCACGCTGCCTGTCCTCTACCTCTGCGAGTTCTGCCTCAAGTATGGCCGAAGTCTCAAGTGTCTGCAGCGTCACTTG aCTAAGTGTGACCTGCGACATCCTCCAGGCAACGAGATTTACCGAAAGGGCACCATCTCCTTCTTTGAGATCGATGGACGTAAGAACAAG AGTTACTCCCAGAACCTGTGTCTTCTGGCTAAGTGTTTCCTCGACCACAAGACATTATACTACGACACAGACCCTTTCCTCTTCTACGTCATGACGGAATATGACTGCAAGGGCTTCCACATTGTGGGCTACTTCTCTAAG GAAAAGGAATCCACAGAAGACTACAACGTGGCCTGCATCCTGACCCTGCCTCCCTACCAGCGCCGGGGCTACGGCAAGCTGCTGATTGAGTTCA GCTACGAACTCTCCAAAGTGGAAGGGAAAACAGGGACCCCTGAGAAGCCCCTCTCGGATCTTGGCCTCCTGTCCTACCGAAGCTACTGGTCCCAGACCATTCTGGAGATCTTGATGGGGCTGAAGTCAGAGAGCGGGGAGAGGCCGCAGATCACCATCAA TGAGATCAGTGAAATTACCAGCATCAAGAAGGAGGACGTCATCTCCACTCTACAGTACCTCAACCTCATCAACTACTACAAG GGCCAGTATATCCTCACACTGTCAGAGGACATCGCGGACGGGCATGAACGGGCTATGCTCAAGCGGCTTCTTCGGATCGACTCCAAGTGTCTGCACTTCACTCCCAAGGACTGGAGCAAGAGGGGAAAGTGGTGA
- the KAT5 gene encoding histone acetyltransferase KAT5 isoform X3, protein MAEVVSPVPGAGRREPGEVGRARGPPVADPGAALSPQGEIIEGCRLPVLRRNQDNEDEWPLAEILSVKDISGRKLFYVHYIDFNKRLDEWVTHERLDLKKIQFPKKEAKTPTKNGLPGSRPGSPEREVKRKVEVVSPATPVPSETAPASVFPQNGSARRAVAAQPGRKRKSNCLGTDEDSQDSSDGIPSAPRMTGSLVSDRSHDDIVTRMKNIECIELGRHRLKPWYFSPYPQELTTLPVLYLCEFCLKYGRSLKCLQRHLTKCDLRHPPGNEIYRKGTISFFEIDGRKNKSYSQNLCLLAKCFLDHKTLYYDTDPFLFYVMTEYDCKGFHIVGYFSKEKESTEDYNVACILTLPPYQRRGYGKLLIEFSYELSKVEGKTGTPEKPLSDLGLLSYRSYWSQTILEILMGLKSESGERPQITINEISEITSIKKEDVISTLQYLNLINYYKGQYILTLSEDIADGHERAMLKRLLRIDSKCLHFTPKDWSKRGKW, encoded by the exons atggcGGAGGTGGTGAGTCCGGTgcccggggcggggcggagggagCCAGGGGAGGTGGGTAGAGCCCGAGGCCCCCCAGTAGCCGACCCTGGCGCCGCGCTGTCTCCCCAGGGGGAGATAATCGAGGGCTGCCGCCTTCCCGTGCTGCGGCGGAACCAGGACAACGAAGATGAGTGGC CCCTGGCTGAGATTCTGAGCGTGAAGGACATCAGTGGCCGGAAGCTTTTCTACGTTCATTACATTGACT TCAACAAACGCCTGGATGAATGGGTGACACACGAGCGGCTGGACCTAAAGAAGATCCAGTTCCCCAAGAAAGAGGCCAAGACCCCCACCAAGAACGGACTTCCTGGATCACGCCCCGGTTCTCCAGAGAGAGAGGTG AAACGGAAGGTGGAGGTGGTTTCACCAGCAACTCCAGTGCCCAGCGAGACAGCCCCAGCCTCAGTTTTTCCCCAG aatggatCAGCCCGTAGGGCAGTGGCAGCTCAGCCAGGGCGGAAGCGAAAATCGAATTGCTTGGGCACTGATGAG GACTCCCAGGACAGCTCTGATGGAATACCGTCGGCTCCTCGCATGACTGGGAGCCTGGTGTCTGACCGGAGCCACGACGACATCGTCACCCGCATGAAGAACATCGAGTGCATTGAGCTGGGCCGGCACCGCCTCAAGCCATGGTACTTCTCCCCGTACCCACAGGAGCTCACCACGCTGCCTGTCCTCTACCTCTGCGAGTTCTGCCTCAAGTATGGCCGAAGTCTCAAGTGTCTGCAGCGTCACTTG aCTAAGTGTGACCTGCGACATCCTCCAGGCAACGAGATTTACCGAAAGGGCACCATCTCCTTCTTTGAGATCGATGGACGTAAGAACAAG AGTTACTCCCAGAACCTGTGTCTTCTGGCTAAGTGTTTCCTCGACCACAAGACATTATACTACGACACAGACCCTTTCCTCTTCTACGTCATGACGGAATATGACTGCAAGGGCTTCCACATTGTGGGCTACTTCTCTAAG GAAAAGGAATCCACAGAAGACTACAACGTGGCCTGCATCCTGACCCTGCCTCCCTACCAGCGCCGGGGCTACGGCAAGCTGCTGATTGAGTTCA GCTACGAACTCTCCAAAGTGGAAGGGAAAACAGGGACCCCTGAGAAGCCCCTCTCGGATCTTGGCCTCCTGTCCTACCGAAGCTACTGGTCCCAGACCATTCTGGAGATCTTGATGGGGCTGAAGTCAGAGAGCGGGGAGAGGCCGCAGATCACCATCAA TGAGATCAGTGAAATTACCAGCATCAAGAAGGAGGACGTCATCTCCACTCTACAGTACCTCAACCTCATCAACTACTACAAG GGCCAGTATATCCTCACACTGTCAGAGGACATCGCGGACGGGCATGAACGGGCTATGCTCAAGCGGCTTCTTCGGATCGACTCCAAGTGTCTGCACTTCACTCCCAAGGACTGGAGCAAGAGGGGAAAGTGGTGA
- the RNASEH2C gene encoding ribonuclease H2 subunit C isoform X2: MQSGDEQALDKRRVHLRPVTLRDPVPVSLHLLPCEVPVNRPAPVGRFFTPAIRQGPDGLEASFRGRSLRGEEVVVPPGFVGYVMIEEKGEVSLGKQEDDSEQEEQEPVEPPEALERDFDRFIEATGGFSSFTLWGLETVPGPDAKVRGALTWPSLAAAIHAQVPED, translated from the exons ATGCAGAGCGGCGATGAGCAAGCCCTCGACAAGCGGCGCGTCCACCTGCGCCCTGTTACGCTGCGCGATCCGGTCCCCGTCTCGCTGCACCTTCTGCCCTGCGAGGTGCCGGTTAACCGGCCGGCCCCCGTGGGGCGCTTCTTCACCCCTGCCATCCGCCAGGGTCCCGACG GACTGGAAGCGTCGTTCCGGGGCCGCAGTCTCCGCGGCGAGGAGGTGGTGGTGCCGCCCGGCTTTGTGGGTTACGTGATGatagaagagaagggagaggtgTCGCTGGGGAAGCAGGAAGATGACAGCGAGCAAGAGGAGCAGGAACCGGTGGAACCCCCGGAGGCGCTGGAGCGGGACTTC GACCGCTTTATTGAAGCCACAGGCGGCTTTAGCAGCTTCACCCTGTGGGGCCTAGAGACAGTCCCCGGTCCGGATGCCAAAGTGCGTGGGGCCCTAACCTGGCCCAGCCTCGCTGCAGCG ATTCACGCACAGGTACCTGAGGACTGA
- the RNASEH2C gene encoding ribonuclease H2 subunit C isoform X1 → MQSGDEQALDKRRVHLRPVTLRDPVPVSLHLLPCEVPVNRPAPVGRFFTPAIRQGPDGLEASFRGRSLRGEEVVVPPGFVGYVMIEEKGEVSLGKQEDDSEQEEQEPVEPPEALERDFDRFIEATGGFSSFTLWGLETVPGPDAKVRGALTWPSLAAASIWATQSLR, encoded by the exons ATGCAGAGCGGCGATGAGCAAGCCCTCGACAAGCGGCGCGTCCACCTGCGCCCTGTTACGCTGCGCGATCCGGTCCCCGTCTCGCTGCACCTTCTGCCCTGCGAGGTGCCGGTTAACCGGCCGGCCCCCGTGGGGCGCTTCTTCACCCCTGCCATCCGCCAGGGTCCCGACG GACTGGAAGCGTCGTTCCGGGGCCGCAGTCTCCGCGGCGAGGAGGTGGTGGTGCCGCCCGGCTTTGTGGGTTACGTGATGatagaagagaagggagaggtgTCGCTGGGGAAGCAGGAAGATGACAGCGAGCAAGAGGAGCAGGAACCGGTGGAACCCCCGGAGGCGCTGGAGCGGGACTTC GACCGCTTTATTGAAGCCACAGGCGGCTTTAGCAGCTTCACCCTGTGGGGCCTAGAGACAGTCCCCGGTCCGGATGCCAAAGTGCGTGGGGCCCTAACCTGGCCCAGCCTCGCTGCAGCG AGTATCTGGGCCACCCAGTCACTACGCTGA